Proteins from a genomic interval of Gadus macrocephalus chromosome 2, ASM3116895v1:
- the timm29 gene encoding mitochondrial import inner membrane translocase subunit Tim29 — MAFEWSSCHHPGPFVGIMTWRHLTTTWTRDNAGHPGKKMAASVVTRRLCSTAAVAAVKTTRWERLKNSRVAKWCSGVLLDYKEAVREVGLGIRNRPLKSSVYIGLLGGAGACIYTQPDETSFETDLLDVSNKLGLLSPWIRSETSDQHVLNLVKLRNEGRLRHISLGLVALTFCGDYDPEADLYEAQCGNLSIPWRSLHERVVDVGFAGRWWILDSKMKDYDVNEAEFKNLPVHMQTTQPPTVKEVETTEKMHKDSWLPIQMEEDKENII, encoded by the exons ATGGCATTTGAATGGAGCAGCTGTCATCATCCAGGTCCTTTTGTCGGGATAATGACGTGGAGGCATTTGACAACAACCTGGACACGTGACAACGCAGGGCATCCTGGGAAGAAAATGGCTGCCTCCGTAGTGACCAGGAGGCTTTGCTCCACCGCGGCTGTTGCGGCTGTCAAAACTACCCGTTGGGAGAGATTAAAAAACAGTAGAGTGG CTAAGTGGTGCTCCGGCGTGCTTTTGGACTACAAGGAAGCTGTGCGAGAAGTGGGACTGGGTATCCGGAACCGTCCGCTTAAATCTTCCGTGTACATCGGCCTGCTCGGCGGTGCTGGGGCTTGCATCTACACCCAGCCGGACGAAACCTCCTTCGAGACGGATCTGCTGGACGTCTCCAACAAGCTGGGTCTGCTGTCGCCATGGATACGAAGTGAAACCTCCGACCAGCACGTACTGAATCTGGTGAAGTTGCGAAACGAAGGTCGTTTGCGCCATATCAGCCTCGGACTGGTGGCCCTGACCTTCTGCGGTGATTATGACCCCGAGGCGGACCTCTACGAAGCCCAGTGCGGGAACCTGTCCATCCCTTGGAGGTCGCTTCATGAGCGGGTAGTGGACGTGGGCTTTGCCGGACGCTGGTGGATACTGGACTCCAAAATGAAGGACTATGATGTGAACGAGGCGGAATTCAAGAACCTACCAGTGCATATGCAGACAACGCAGCCCCCAACTGTCAAAGAGGTAGAGACCACCGAAAAGATGCATAAAGATTCCTGGCTACCGATCCAAAtggaggaggacaaggagaaTATTATATGA
- the yipf2 gene encoding protein YIPF2 translates to MDNTDELKFQDFEEVSNLLSFDPNAPTVAVSDSLASLSGEEDVKLDLNEDEEGLENSKLLGETPTGGFWTFDYYQSFFNVETAQVMDRLKGSVMPIPGRNFVKHYLRNKPDLYGPFWICVTLVFSVAISGNLSTFLSQFGDQTYHYRPQFHRVTIAAIVIFMYASLVPLCAWGFLTWRRGPEGQMGCYTFLETVCVYGYSLFIFIPTSLLWIIPLEWLRWLLILVSTVVSGSVLVFTFLPVVRDHTKVTAATTLLTILVLHSLLAIGCKMYFFHTAVHMPTPAPTTLPMMTTQVTQAH, encoded by the exons ATGGACAATACAGATGAACTCAAATTCCAAG ATTTTGAAGAGGTATCCAACCTGCTGTCCTTCGACCCGAATGCCCCCACCGTGGCGGTCTCAGACTCCCTGGCCTCCCTCTCAGGGGAGGAGGATGTCAAACTGGACttaaacgaggacgaggagggtcTCGAGAATTCAAAG CTCTTAGGGGAGACCCCAACTGGAGGCTTCTGGACGTTTGACTACTACCAATCCTTCTTCAATGTGGAAACAGCACAG GTTATGGACAGATTGAAAGGCTCCGTTATGCCAATACCAGGAAGGAACTTCGTCAAACACTACCTAAGGAACAAACCAGATCTATATG gtcCATTCTGGATCTGTGTGACACTGGTCTTCTCAGTTGCTATCAGTGGCAACCTCTCTACATTCCTCAGCCAATTTGGAGACCAGACGTATCACTACAGACCTCAATTCCACAGAG TAACCATAGCAGCGATAGTCATCTTCATGTACGCCTCGTTGGTGCCCCTGTGCGCTTGGGGGTTCCTGACGTGGCGGAGAGGCCCTGAGGGCCAAATGGGATGCTACACCTTCCTGGAgaccgtgtgtgtttatggctaCTCCCTGTTCATCTTCATCCCTACCTCT CTCCTCTGGATCATCCCCCTGGAGTGGTTGCGCTGGCTCCTGATCCTGGTGTCCACCGTGGTCTCGGGCTCCGTGTTGGTCTTCACCTTCTTGCCCGTCGTGCGTGACCACACCAAGGTGACGGCGGCCACGACTCTGCTGACCATCTTGGTTCTGCACTCGCTGCTGGCCATCGGCTGCAAA